From Candidatus Methylomirabilota bacterium:
CCCGAGGATATCCGCCTGGGGCGCTGACGTCAGGCCCGCCGGCCGCCGGCCATCATCCGGAGGAACGCCGGCGACAGGCGCGGATCGAGCGTGTCGCGGATGCCGTCGCCGAGGAGATTGAAGGCGAGCACGGTGACCGTGATCGCCAGGCCCGGGAAGAAGACCAGCCACCAGTACGGCACCAGCGACGTCAGCGACTCGGCCAGCATGTTGCCCCAGGTCGGCGTGGGCGGCGGGATGCCGACGCCGAGGAAGCCGAGCGCCGCCTCGATGATGATCGCGACGCCGAGGTGGGCGGTGGCGAGCACGAGGTAGGGCGCCAAGCACTGCGGCAGCACGTGGAACGCCATGACCCGGAACTGGGAGCCGCCGGCCGCGCGCGCGGCCTCGACGTACGACTGCTCGCGAATCGTCAGCGCGACCGAGCGGATGACGCGGTTGCCGAACGGGATGCGCGTGATCGCGATGGCGACGATCACCGCCGCCATGCCCGTGCCGATCGCCATCGAGATCGCCATGGCCAGGATCAGGTCGGGAAAGGACTGGAGCACTTCGGTGATCCGCTGGCTGACGAGGTCGAACCTACCGCCGAGGTAGCCGCTGGCCACGCCCCAGAGCGCCCCAACCGTCGTGCCGAGCAGCACGGAGGCGAACGCGACGACGAGCGACGAGCGCGCGCCGTAGATGACCCGGCTCAGCGTGTCACGGCCGACCTGGTCCGTGCCGAAGAGGCTGTGGGCGTCCGGGGGCTTCGTCATGCGGCGGAAGTCGGTCTTCAGCGGATCGGCCGGCGCGATGAGCGGCGCCGTGATCGCCACGACGACGACGAGCAGACCGACGACGCCGCCGGCCACCGCCAGGGGATTGCGGCGGGCGAACGACGCCAGCTCGCGCGCGACGGAGCGCTCGGGCAGGGGCTCCACCAGGGTCGCGGCTCGCACGGCCGTCATCGGTAGTGGATGCGCGGGTCAAGCCAGGCATAGCTCAGATCGACCGCGACGTTGATGA
This genomic window contains:
- a CDS encoding ABC transporter permease; translated protein: MRAATLVEPLPERSVARELASFARRNPLAVAGGVVGLLVVVVAITAPLIAPADPLKTDFRRMTKPPDAHSLFGTDQVGRDTLSRVIYGARSSLVVAFASVLLGTTVGALWGVASGYLGGRFDLVSQRITEVLQSFPDLILAMAISMAIGTGMAAVIVAIAITRIPFGNRVIRSVALTIREQSYVEAARAAGGSQFRVMAFHVLPQCLAPYLVLATAHLGVAIIIEAALGFLGVGIPPPTPTWGNMLAESLTSLVPYWWLVFFPGLAITVTVLAFNLLGDGIRDTLDPRLSPAFLRMMAGGRRA